The Entelurus aequoreus isolate RoL-2023_Sb linkage group LG11, RoL_Eaeq_v1.1, whole genome shotgun sequence genome includes the window aatatgttattatcaaacaattatcttttattaacacacaaaagtaccaaaaatttgtACAGTTTGAGTACAGGTATTGGCATAGTATCGGTTCACATGTGAAAGGTGAAAAGGTACTCAGCCCTACAAGTAACACATACTTTTTATcttatttaaacatgtttttatgaaCTGAACAACATTTTGAAAGAATACTACAGTATACGAGTAATAATTTTGAGATgccagtaaaaataaaaatgtacaggtTTAATGGAAAGTCCCACAGACAAGCAGTACCTAAATTATTTCTGAAAGTACCTTTGCACTAAAATTGATTCAACCTTCATTGTAAACAATATTATATACAACTCTACGGTATGTTTCTGTATCATCTGATGGAAACCCAGATGTGTTTTCACAGACTACCACAGACTGCGTGTCGGAGGTCTGATTTTGGCAGCTGTCCTTTGTCTCATTGGCATTACCATCCTTTTCAGTAAGATATGATGCATAATATGCAATTATTTTCACTTCTGGACACGGACTGTCATACAATTGTTATTTCTCTTGGCTCAGGTGGCCACTGCAGGTGCAAGTTCAAGCAGGACAAAAGGTAATACTTGGAGTCTAACACTTGCATATAATTTGCAAAGTGTATAACAGCTACAAACTAAATGTTGTGTTTCCTGTTGTGTGCTCATTTCACCGCAGGAGGAGGGCAGAAAGCAATACTCAGGCAATGCTTGCCGACCAAGGTAATGTGTGCACAGCTACCATACACATGTGCACAACtacccatctatccatccattttctaccgcttgtccctttcggggtcgcggggggcgctggagcctatctcagctgcattcgggcggaaggcggggtacaccctggacaagtcgccacctcatcacagggccaacacagatagacagacaactttcacactcacattcacacactaccggtggcacaggggttagtgcatgtgcctcacaataagaaggtcctgagaagtcctaagttcaatcccgggctcgggatctttctgtgtggagtttgcatgttgtccccgggactgcgtgggttccctccgggtactgcggcttcctcccacctccaaaaacatgcacctgaggatcggttgattggcaacactaaattggccctagtgtgtgaatgtgagtgtgaatgttgtctgtctatctgtgttggccctgcgatgaggtggcgacttgtccagggtgtaccccaccttccacccaaatgcagctgagataggctacagcaccccccgagaccccaaagagggacaagctgtataaaatggatggatggatacattgaATTTAGTTCAATTTATGTATTTTCGCACTGAGTAATTGTATGTTTTTGAGTCTCTTcttttgcagtgtatttgattagtacttatttttcttaacagcctgacctaagccttgataataatctttgtgatttatACACGCTTTCATTCGACattgtttatcctgttaaactgtaaattaggattaggattagggttatatAATTATAGAATACAAATAAAGTCTAAAAtaagattattaattcagtgttatCATTTGAGTCGGTCCTGGGccactctgtagtggaaaagttggcccCTGAggtaaaaaaggttaagaactcctgtagtaaagtataaaaatgtgtaataaaaaaTGTCTTACTATTTGTCTGCAGGTCGTGCCTGTGATTGCTAGAAGTTGACAAGAATACAATGACTCGCAGAAGTCAGATTCTGAGGAAGCTGCAGCATTTGAGACCCAAGCAGAGGCTTTTTCATTGTTACAGGAAACAACAGGAAGTTGTAAGATGTGGCGGTCTTTTGTGATTTATTTGTACCAGAAAACTGCCCGCTCTTCCATACACAGTTGGACGCGAACACCCTTGTACACACATGTAATATTACTCCATGTCATTCAAGTCAACCTTTTCCACAAACATAGTACCAAAAATCCTTTAAATAGGTTGTGTCAAATGTCTCACACTACTATTTGTAGTTGTGTCTTTGTGTATAGAAAAAAAGTTGAGCTAGACGTAAGTTACTGTAAGCAGCCTAACAATGTGCATATGTTAATGTCAAATAGAAGTAGCCATACATGTTAAGAGTTAATAATTTATGATCGTTTTAGCTTCATTTAGCAATATGGTGGATGCTGGGGTTTAAAAACACAGAATCTCTGTCATGTTTCTGTTATTAAAGAATCATTAAAATTGCACGCAAAACTGTTGTATTCTTGTGTTTAAATGGGATGGCTGAATCAAAAACATCTGGTTAACAGATGGCAGCAAAACACCAACTTACTTACAGTATTTTTTAGTGACTGCTGCTCATTCAAGGCTTCATTGCACAAAATGAGAGCCGTGTGTATTTTTTGTATTCTCAATAAACAGCTTAAAAACTTGCATTGAATTAAAAACGTGCCTGCCCAGTTACTGCAGTATATGGAACAAACACAAAGCAAATAATGGTacttgggctccatctagtggactaCACATTAGTCCAATCCAGTCCactatacaatttaaaaaacaacaactgagtttcacaaagtgctgcacagtagttaaaatgcagtttttaaaaaatcagaaTCAAACTAAGGACAGCCTACTGAAGTAAATATTcaacttaaaaaatataaataaatacgtcAAATATATAAAGTAAAATAGTTTAAGTTATAGGTTTGCTATCAAGTCATGACTACACTGCTGCCTTTCCACTTTTTGTGggtaaataatatttgtcaagGTCAGTAGCACACAGTCAACATCTGTATTGTGTGAGTGTACAGGACAGTGCAGCCATAAATTGTTTATGATATAAGGGCCCCATCTCATCGCCATCTTCTTCTCCCTCCTCGTTGGCGTGTTCTTGATGAGCGAGAGAATATTGTCAAGCTCAACAACAGCAGGCTGCTAACAAAAAAAGTCGGAAACAGTTCTCGACGTGATGTTTATAATACATGATGTTCTGATGttgtcttaataataataattcagatTATAATCAGATATAAGTGATTTATCTTAGTGATCCGTTGTAATTTTGGCTGTATCCCCAAGTTACCTGTATCCCCAAGTTACCCATAATTACACATTTTTCATCTTGAATCCTTAGTAAATATATGTTAAGTTTTGTAGTATATAGTTTATAATTTTATAGTAACACCAAGGCTTTGGTGCTTGTGGCTCTGTATCATAACGTGTTATCATTATCCAAACATTCTATAAAACACAAGAGGGCGCCCATCGCCGGTTGgtattgcttttattttgaaagtctgTAGAGGAAACTTGGTCGTTAATTCAGAGAACTGAACAGCACACCATCCTATTAAGAAAATCGACGCCCCTTTCAGTTAGTCAACTCTCCGAGTAACAGCCAGTCAAATTTTGACCGATAAAAAGtggtaaatatattttaaaaaaaaaaaaacaattatacaccttcaaggttgttgttttttgttgttgcaacgcGTGGTCAAGAAAGCAAACCGTTATGGACCCCAGTGCCCCTCCCAAGGAATGGCCGACAGAGAAGTCTTCCATGGGCCAGGCGCCCCTTCCGCCCTACCAGGACAACCCGTACCCAGGAAACCCTCAGCCTGGGCCGGGTTACCCTCTACCTACGCAGGGATACTCTCAGCCTGGATATGGTTATCCTCCTCAGTCGCAGGTAAGCAGCTAacaattaaatatttattttattttgtttaataataaattaTCTAATGTTGTCCTTAGAtatgaaaataaacaaattgATTGCTCGATCAAATTGATCATGTACAGTACAAGTAAATTGTGTTAAAGTACCTGTGTTGTTCATGTAGCTTATTTACCTAAACTGTTGGTGtttaaaatacatacaaatattacAAGTGGTAATAATGATATAGAAGTTAATTTATTTTCCTCTCTCATCACATGACAAGTGTGAACAAAGATTTTTAATGAAGTTTGAATTTGTAAGGTCACGTGATGTCTTTTGAAAGTTAACTTTCGTTTGTTGGTGTAAGGCTGACTCATGGAAGTGATTTAATTATCTTTTGTGTGACAAACAGGATGCTCCCTATCCACCACCATATGGCAGTGCTGTGTATGGACAGCAGCAGTACACGCCAGGTCAGCAGTATCCACCCCAGCCGGGCACGGTCACTGTCCAGCCCACGGTGTTTGTGACCCGAGGCC containing:
- the si:dkey-33i11.9 gene encoding synapse differentiation-inducing gene protein 1-like; this translates as MDPSAPPKEWPTEKSSMGQAPLPPYQDNPYPGNPQPGPGYPLPTQGYSQPGYGYPPQSQDAPYPPPYGSAVYGQQQYTPGQQYPPQPGTVTVQPTVFVTRGPLANPVNDYRCYSIFTMLCCCLPLGIAALIYSINAREANHSGDQLAAERNSRTARTLNHVGLGLGICGIVLMVVYMVVMMSLMH
- the fxyd3 gene encoding phospholemman, with product MSKICALVLMTIVSLAFAEENNSEDDPFTFDYHRLRVGGLILAAVLCLIGITILFSGHCRCKFKQDKRRRAESNTQAMLADQGRACDC